The following proteins come from a genomic window of Methanocella conradii HZ254:
- a CDS encoding pyridoxal phosphate-dependent aminotransferase, with translation MPGRLDSVEESATLRLADLTGELKKQGRDILSFNLGEPDFSTPANIIEAAAKALRSGKTHYAPSAGIPELREAIADKLKKENGIDVAGNDVLVTPGAKQAIFYACFSILEEGDEAIVFDPGWVSYDACIKMSGGKTVWVKSNEDGSLPAELPEHVSNKTKLIIINSPNNPSGAVLGIKDLRLVADVAGDNGLYVLSDEIYEKIIYEAKHLSMGSIIPERTITVNGFSKAYAMAGWRIGYATAPKPVLQNMLKVQQHTVSSPTTFVQYGALAALTGPQDSVERMRLEFKQRRDVVIKGIRGMGLRCEMPQGAFYAWPKVDGKSEEWAERFLEAGVGLTPGSAFGPHSDDHVRMSYASSMEDIKKGLERMAKLLGGGEGRTEDKRQR, from the coding sequence ATGCCCGGTAGACTGGACAGCGTGGAGGAGTCGGCAACCCTCAGGCTTGCGGATTTGACGGGCGAGCTGAAAAAGCAGGGCCGCGATATCCTGAGCTTCAACCTTGGAGAGCCCGATTTTAGCACGCCGGCTAATATTATCGAGGCGGCTGCGAAGGCCCTCAGGTCGGGTAAGACGCATTATGCCCCGTCAGCGGGGATACCGGAGCTGAGGGAAGCCATCGCCGACAAGCTAAAAAAGGAAAACGGCATCGACGTCGCTGGCAATGATGTGCTGGTTACGCCCGGCGCTAAGCAGGCGATCTTTTATGCGTGCTTTAGCATCCTTGAGGAGGGTGATGAGGCCATAGTCTTTGACCCTGGATGGGTATCCTATGACGCCTGCATAAAGATGAGCGGCGGGAAGACCGTGTGGGTGAAGTCGAATGAGGACGGCTCGCTCCCGGCTGAGCTTCCTGAGCATGTGAGTAATAAGACGAAGCTGATCATCATTAATAGCCCGAATAACCCGTCCGGGGCGGTGCTTGGCATAAAAGACCTGAGGCTGGTGGCAGACGTCGCCGGGGATAATGGCCTTTACGTCCTGTCAGATGAGATATACGAGAAGATAATCTATGAGGCGAAGCATTTAAGCATGGGGTCGATTATACCCGAAAGGACTATCACTGTTAACGGTTTTTCAAAGGCGTATGCAATGGCCGGGTGGCGCATAGGGTACGCCACGGCGCCGAAGCCCGTGCTCCAGAACATGCTAAAGGTCCAGCAGCACACGGTCTCAAGCCCGACAACCTTCGTCCAGTATGGGGCGCTCGCCGCCCTGACAGGCCCGCAGGATAGCGTTGAGCGGATGCGCCTCGAGTTCAAGCAGAGGCGGGACGTCGTCATCAAGGGTATAAGGGGTATGGGCCTGAGATGTGAAATGCCGCAGGGCGCGTTCTATGCCTGGCCAAAGGTCGATGGTAAGTCAGAGGAGTGGGCGGAAAGGTTCCTGGAGGCCGGCGTAGGGCTGACGCCCGGCTCCGCCTTCGGGCCGCACAGCGACGACCACGTAAGGATGTCCTACGCATCCTCGATGGAGGACATCAAGAAGGGCCTTGAGCGCATGGCAAAATTGCTCGGGGGCGGGGAAGGACGGACCGAAGACAAAAGGCAGAGATAG
- a CDS encoding Mut7-C RNAse domain-containing protein: MSQNTTDRNSAAAFERLFSAYDTPEKLADAPEEEIARLIQVGGLHRIKARRIKDISRLVVERYGGELGFACEEDVEAARRELLSIEGVGPKTADCVLLFSCGRDVIPVDTHVFRVTKRLGMVPEDASHEEARRILMEEIPPGMKGSVHVCLIKLGREICKARGPKHNICFLLDLCDYARKIGIYRAAEARPYTFIVDRMLGRLVAWLRILGYDTKSALDFKPSNAEDKALVEAAKKERRILVSRDRALVDAAKKAGVDAVLVKSDDVKGQLEELMKRYPLDVDPNMTRCTACNSTLREASGSDIDKIRKEAPSHLIDSRASFWICNGCGKVYWQGSHWRNILKTAEEVKSSRKAQD, from the coding sequence CTGTCCCAGAATACCACCGACCGTAACTCCGCTGCCGCTTTCGAGAGGCTTTTTTCCGCCTATGATACGCCAGAGAAGCTGGCTGATGCGCCGGAAGAGGAAATCGCCAGGCTGATCCAGGTTGGCGGGCTGCACAGGATTAAGGCGAGGCGCATTAAAGACATCTCGAGGCTCGTCGTCGAGAGGTATGGCGGCGAGCTGGGTTTCGCATGTGAGGAGGACGTGGAGGCGGCGAGGCGCGAGCTTTTGAGCATTGAGGGTGTAGGCCCTAAGACGGCGGACTGCGTGCTATTATTCTCGTGTGGCAGGGACGTCATACCAGTCGATACCCACGTATTCAGGGTTACGAAGAGGCTGGGGATGGTGCCCGAAGATGCCAGCCACGAGGAGGCGCGCCGTATCCTCATGGAAGAGATTCCGCCGGGCATGAAAGGGTCTGTCCACGTATGCCTTATAAAGTTAGGCCGCGAGATATGTAAGGCGAGGGGCCCTAAACATAATATATGCTTTTTGCTCGACCTTTGCGATTATGCCCGGAAAATTGGGATATACAGGGCCGCAGAGGCCCGGCCTTACACGTTTATAGTAGATCGTATGCTTGGCCGCCTCGTTGCGTGGCTCCGCATCTTAGGATACGATACTAAAAGCGCGCTTGACTTCAAGCCGTCTAATGCCGAAGATAAGGCCCTGGTAGAAGCGGCTAAAAAGGAACGCCGCATCCTCGTGTCGCGTGACAGGGCGCTTGTCGACGCGGCAAAAAAGGCCGGCGTGGACGCGGTGCTGGTAAAGTCTGACGACGTAAAAGGGCAGCTTGAAGAGCTTATGAAGCGATACCCGCTGGACGTAGACCCCAACATGACCCGGTGTACCGCCTGCAACTCCACCCTGAGGGAGGCGAGCGGCTCCGATATCGATAAGATAAGGAAGGAAGCCCCATCACACCTCATAGATAGCCGCGCCTCCTTCTGGATCTGCAATGGGTGTGGCAAGGTCTACTGGCAGGGCAGCCATTGGCGTAACATATTGAAGACGGCAGAAGAAGTGAAAAGCTCCAGAAAGGCCCAGGACTAA
- the pdxS gene encoding pyridoxal 5'-phosphate synthase lyase subunit PdxS yields MKLEELRHGTTLLKRGFAKMQKGGVIMDVTNREQALIAESAGAVAVMALQAVPADIRKAGGVARMADPAIIEDIIDAVTIPVMAKVRIGHFVEAEILEAIGVDMIDESEVLTPADSKYHIDKTRFTVPFVCGARDLGEALRRIDEGAAMIRTKGEAGTGDVSEAVNHMKKIQGQIRELKGLTHEELIKYARAIEAPSELVIETARLQRLPVVNFAAGGIATPADAALMMRLGADGVFVGSGIFKSENPEKMARAIVEAVNNYDNPPKLAEISKGIGSPMKGIGVSGMPAEEKIQVRGW; encoded by the coding sequence ATGAAGCTAGAAGAGTTACGTCACGGCACCACGCTCCTTAAGAGAGGGTTCGCAAAAATGCAGAAGGGGGGCGTCATCATGGACGTCACCAACAGGGAGCAGGCCCTCATAGCCGAAAGTGCGGGAGCCGTAGCGGTCATGGCCCTCCAGGCCGTGCCGGCCGACATCAGAAAGGCCGGGGGCGTAGCAAGGATGGCCGACCCCGCAATCATAGAGGACATCATAGACGCGGTCACCATACCTGTCATGGCCAAGGTGCGCATCGGCCACTTCGTGGAGGCCGAGATACTCGAGGCAATAGGCGTGGACATGATCGACGAGTCCGAGGTACTCACCCCTGCGGACAGCAAGTATCATATTGATAAGACCAGGTTTACCGTGCCATTCGTGTGCGGAGCACGCGACCTGGGGGAGGCGCTTCGCAGGATAGACGAGGGCGCAGCCATGATCCGCACGAAGGGCGAGGCTGGAACCGGGGACGTTTCTGAAGCGGTGAACCACATGAAGAAGATACAGGGCCAGATACGTGAGTTGAAGGGCCTGACCCATGAGGAGCTGATCAAGTATGCCAGGGCAATTGAAGCGCCCTCAGAACTGGTCATCGAGACGGCGAGGCTGCAGAGGCTTCCCGTGGTCAACTTCGCCGCGGGCGGCATAGCCACGCCGGCGGACGCGGCCCTGATGATGAGGCTGGGCGCTGACGGGGTATTCGTCGGGTCGGGCATATTCAAGTCGGAGAACCCTGAGAAGATGGCCAGGGCCATCGTGGAAGCGGTGAACAACTACGATAACCCGCCAAAGCTGGCCGAGATATCAAAGGGCATCGGCAGCCCGATGAAAGGAATAGGCGTCAGCGGCATGCCTGCCGAAGAAAAGATACAGGTAAGGGGCTGGTAA